In one window of Oncorhynchus gorbuscha isolate QuinsamMale2020 ecotype Even-year linkage group LG23, OgorEven_v1.0, whole genome shotgun sequence DNA:
- the LOC124010558 gene encoding uncharacterized protein LOC124010558 isoform X2 — protein MYLLRFSIAIILGFVWYLFDRGQVAAQIALCLLFWQSTPNVLIKTRRESGTQTDDVAEEHLFQETTDHLGCDVTDRTSTKAETSQETQFPHVKRSLQQVFDCAYAQLVLPWYSVPEPCDSQLLHQVLWKEFDQVIDQVISKGKDFDVCAASVGCIRILTQHLHNAKQSHRKPLFRSRGEEVEVLRVFSEALVRNLLPQSLWGLAVSHCALNEIVALKVLDLLVRWLSDPDNLNQLVVSQLDGATRKSSVAELCESHSDRASPASLESQASGATQEETEDAQTSDSKSKKKANKLKDGWSKFLDKMRLKNAKREKMKKREQALVVTAMSIQGRPSNETEGSSREGSIRNQQDSDSEDSDLESYWNSVQEDMMEFNLSYELWRVGHWAVSVPCVERENEELCFTVHLEERDNPENLHWNVRKTQTDIIHFRNLWQDSATLPSLSVLEESTVVNVNEDFKEAKKSIKHFLQELVSDDLVGHTQPVFQFLCPLDKLLVEEDHVGEVWGLFSGLAYFLTPGQEEDEDKHNSLGRGPKPDDSNTTEAADPTATENVDGDTRDDLARGPCIIISQCDEDSPPEPSSIECCRDDETEPIEKSDILVNADKTEESENPITSHLKMSVRRLSRSEECLAQTKSDTPEDQTDSFCRLRRSSENGSSQFDLSGSPTHPFGGKSNKKEKLTFKMSGGMPKSKGNEMGSQPKLEDSPCLKKEQSSWEQMEATKALFDLLKAISGSF, from the exons ATGTACCTGTTGCGCTTCTCTATTGCCATCATTCTTGGGTTTGTGTGGTATTTATTTGACCGCGGACAAGTAGCGGCTCAAATTGCTTTATGTTTACTATTTTGGCAATCAACCCCAAATGTTTTAATAAAGACCAGACGGGAAAGCGGAACTCAGACAGACGATGTGGCTGAAGAACATTTATTCCAG GAAACCACTGACCATTTAGGTTGCGATGTGACTGATAGAACAAGCACTAAAGCTGAAACATCACAGGAGACACAGTTTCCCCATGTGAAGAGATCTCTTCAGCAAG TGTTTGACTGTGCCTACGCCCAGCTAGTCCTCCCCTGGTACAGCGTCCCTGAGCCCTGTGACAGTCAGCTCCTGCACCAGGTGCTGTGGAAGGAGTTTGACCAAGTCATCGATCAAGTCATCAGCAAAGGCAAAGACTTTGATGTCTGTGCTGCAAGTGTGGGCTGCATTCGCATCCTGACCCAGCACCTCCATAATGCCAAACAGTCTCATAG aaAACCATTGTTCcgctctagaggagaggaggttgaagTTCTCCGAGTGTTCTCTGAAGCACTGGTGCGAAACCTTTTACCCCAGTCCCTATGGGGACTGGCAGTCAGCCACTGTGCCTTAAATGAGATCGTTGCCTTAAAAG TACTGGACCTGCTGGTGCGTTGGCTCTCAGACCCTGACAACCTCAACCAGCTGGTGGTGAGTCAGCTGGATGGAGCGACCCGTAAAAGCTCTGTGGCGGAGCTGTGTGAGTCCCACTCTGACAGGGCCTCTCCAGCATCCCTGGAGAGCCAGGCCAGTGGAGC GACTCAGGAAGAAACAGAGGATGCGCAAACCAGTGACAGCAAGTCCAAAAAGAAAG CTAACAAATTGAAGGACGGCTGGTCTAAATTCCTTGACAAGATGAGATTGAAGAATGCTAAAAGGGAGAAGATGAAGAAAAGGGAGCAGGCGTTGGTTGTCACGGCCATGTCTATCCAGGGTCGTCCATCAAACGAAACTGAAGGGAGTAGCCGGGAGGGCTCCATCCGGAACCAGCAGGACTCTGACAGT GAGGACAGTGATCTGGAGAGCTACTGGAACAGTGTACAAGAGGATATGATGGAATTCAATCTGTCGTATGAGCTGTGGCGGGTTGGCCACTGGGCTGTCAGCGTCCCTTGT GTGGAGAGGGAAAACGAGGAACTGTGTTTTACAGTTCACCTGGAGGAGAGGGACAACCCTGAAAACCTTCACTGGAACGTGAGGAAGACCCAAACAGACATCATCCACTTCCGCAACCTATGGCAG GACTCTGCTACTTTACCCTCCCTATCCGTGTTAGAAGAGAGCACTGTGGTGAACGTCAATGAGGATTTTAAAGAAGCCAAAAAGTCCATCAAGCACTTCTTACAG GAGCTGGTGTCTGATGATCTAGTGGGCCACACTCAGCCAGTGTTTCAGTTTCTGTGTCCTCTGGACAAGCTGCTGGTTGAAGAGGATCATGTGGGGGAGGTGTGGGGCCTCTTCAGTGGCCTGGCCTACTTCCTGACTCCGGGCCAAGAGGAAGATGAG GACAAGCACAACAGCCTTGGAAGAGGGCCCAAACCAGATGATTCCAACACAACGGAGGCTGCAGACCCAACTGCAACTGAGAACGTGGATGGCGATACAAGGGATGACCTGGCCCGGGGCCCATGTATCATCATCTCCCAATGTGATGAGGACTCTCCTCCAGAACCCAGTTCcattgagtgctgcagagatgacgAAACCGAACCAATAGAGAAATCTGACATTTTGGTTAATGCAGACAAAACCGAGGAATCTGAGAACCCCATAACTTCTCACCTAAAAATGTCAGTCAGAAGGCTATCTAGATCAGAGGAGTGTCTGGCCCAAACAAAATCAGACACCCCTGAAGACCAGACTGACTCTTTCTGTAGACTGCGACGTTCCAGTGAAAATGGAAGCTCGCAATTTGACCTCTCTGGCAGTCCAACACATCCTTTTGGTGGAAAGTCGAATAAAAAGGAGAAACTCACTTTCAAAATGTCAGGAGGGATGCCCAAGAGTAAAGGAAATGAAATGGGGAGTCAGCCAAAATTAGAAGACTCACCGTGTTTGAAAAAGGAACAATCCAGCTGGGAGCAAATGGAAGCAACCAAAGCCCTTTTTGATTTGTTGAAAGCAATATCTG ggtcttttTGA
- the LOC124010558 gene encoding uncharacterized protein LOC124010558 isoform X1: MYLLRFSIAIILGFVWYLFDRGQVAAQIALCLLFWQSTPNVLIKTRRESGTQTDDVAEEHLFQETTDHLGCDVTDRTSTKAETSQETQFPHVKRSLQQVFDCAYAQLVLPWYSVPEPCDSQLLHQVLWKEFDQVIDQVISKGKDFDVCAASVGCIRILTQHLHNAKQSHRKPLFRSRGEEVEVLRVFSEALVRNLLPQSLWGLAVSHCALNEIVALKVLDLLVRWLSDPDNLNQLVVSQLDGATRKSSVAELCESHSDRASPASLESQASGATQEETEDAQTSDSKSKKKANKLKDGWSKFLDKMRLKNAKREKMKKREQALVVTAMSIQGRPSNETEGSSREGSIRNQQDSDSEDSDLESYWNSVQEDMMEFNLSYELWRVGHWAVSVPCVERENEELCFTVHLEERDNPENLHWNVRKTQTDIIHFRNLWQDSATLPSLSVLEESTVVNVNEDFKEAKKSIKHFLQELVSDDLVGHTQPVFQFLCPLDKLLVEEDHVGEVWGLFSGLAYFLTPGQEEDEDKHNSLGRGPKPDDSNTTEAADPTATENVDGDTRDDLARGPCIIISQCDEDSPPEPSSIECCRDDETEPIEKSDILVNADKTEESENPITSHLKMSVRRLSRSEECLAQTKSDTPEDQTDSFCRLRRSSENGSSQFDLSGSPTHPFGGKSNKKEKLTFKMSGGMPKSKGNEMGSQPKLEDSPCLKKEQSSWEQMEATKALFDLLKAISGNSILLNIFDAILKPVMPILKKKVNSFLNNMNPTEAQIASYIDNLREKQWPGGLPEVTCPIPHRSSEEKHETKDRAHHLINARYSNYLILKKTDMESAFKLFQDCEENKKLVYMLLSFLLRELLPGDDALNVSAITLQRVNVN, translated from the exons ATGTACCTGTTGCGCTTCTCTATTGCCATCATTCTTGGGTTTGTGTGGTATTTATTTGACCGCGGACAAGTAGCGGCTCAAATTGCTTTATGTTTACTATTTTGGCAATCAACCCCAAATGTTTTAATAAAGACCAGACGGGAAAGCGGAACTCAGACAGACGATGTGGCTGAAGAACATTTATTCCAG GAAACCACTGACCATTTAGGTTGCGATGTGACTGATAGAACAAGCACTAAAGCTGAAACATCACAGGAGACACAGTTTCCCCATGTGAAGAGATCTCTTCAGCAAG TGTTTGACTGTGCCTACGCCCAGCTAGTCCTCCCCTGGTACAGCGTCCCTGAGCCCTGTGACAGTCAGCTCCTGCACCAGGTGCTGTGGAAGGAGTTTGACCAAGTCATCGATCAAGTCATCAGCAAAGGCAAAGACTTTGATGTCTGTGCTGCAAGTGTGGGCTGCATTCGCATCCTGACCCAGCACCTCCATAATGCCAAACAGTCTCATAG aaAACCATTGTTCcgctctagaggagaggaggttgaagTTCTCCGAGTGTTCTCTGAAGCACTGGTGCGAAACCTTTTACCCCAGTCCCTATGGGGACTGGCAGTCAGCCACTGTGCCTTAAATGAGATCGTTGCCTTAAAAG TACTGGACCTGCTGGTGCGTTGGCTCTCAGACCCTGACAACCTCAACCAGCTGGTGGTGAGTCAGCTGGATGGAGCGACCCGTAAAAGCTCTGTGGCGGAGCTGTGTGAGTCCCACTCTGACAGGGCCTCTCCAGCATCCCTGGAGAGCCAGGCCAGTGGAGC GACTCAGGAAGAAACAGAGGATGCGCAAACCAGTGACAGCAAGTCCAAAAAGAAAG CTAACAAATTGAAGGACGGCTGGTCTAAATTCCTTGACAAGATGAGATTGAAGAATGCTAAAAGGGAGAAGATGAAGAAAAGGGAGCAGGCGTTGGTTGTCACGGCCATGTCTATCCAGGGTCGTCCATCAAACGAAACTGAAGGGAGTAGCCGGGAGGGCTCCATCCGGAACCAGCAGGACTCTGACAGT GAGGACAGTGATCTGGAGAGCTACTGGAACAGTGTACAAGAGGATATGATGGAATTCAATCTGTCGTATGAGCTGTGGCGGGTTGGCCACTGGGCTGTCAGCGTCCCTTGT GTGGAGAGGGAAAACGAGGAACTGTGTTTTACAGTTCACCTGGAGGAGAGGGACAACCCTGAAAACCTTCACTGGAACGTGAGGAAGACCCAAACAGACATCATCCACTTCCGCAACCTATGGCAG GACTCTGCTACTTTACCCTCCCTATCCGTGTTAGAAGAGAGCACTGTGGTGAACGTCAATGAGGATTTTAAAGAAGCCAAAAAGTCCATCAAGCACTTCTTACAG GAGCTGGTGTCTGATGATCTAGTGGGCCACACTCAGCCAGTGTTTCAGTTTCTGTGTCCTCTGGACAAGCTGCTGGTTGAAGAGGATCATGTGGGGGAGGTGTGGGGCCTCTTCAGTGGCCTGGCCTACTTCCTGACTCCGGGCCAAGAGGAAGATGAG GACAAGCACAACAGCCTTGGAAGAGGGCCCAAACCAGATGATTCCAACACAACGGAGGCTGCAGACCCAACTGCAACTGAGAACGTGGATGGCGATACAAGGGATGACCTGGCCCGGGGCCCATGTATCATCATCTCCCAATGTGATGAGGACTCTCCTCCAGAACCCAGTTCcattgagtgctgcagagatgacgAAACCGAACCAATAGAGAAATCTGACATTTTGGTTAATGCAGACAAAACCGAGGAATCTGAGAACCCCATAACTTCTCACCTAAAAATGTCAGTCAGAAGGCTATCTAGATCAGAGGAGTGTCTGGCCCAAACAAAATCAGACACCCCTGAAGACCAGACTGACTCTTTCTGTAGACTGCGACGTTCCAGTGAAAATGGAAGCTCGCAATTTGACCTCTCTGGCAGTCCAACACATCCTTTTGGTGGAAAGTCGAATAAAAAGGAGAAACTCACTTTCAAAATGTCAGGAGGGATGCCCAAGAGTAAAGGAAATGAAATGGGGAGTCAGCCAAAATTAGAAGACTCACCGTGTTTGAAAAAGGAACAATCCAGCTGGGAGCAAATGGAAGCAACCAAAGCCCTTTTTGATTTGTTGAAAGCAATATCTG GCAATTCCATCCTTCTGAACATATTTGATGCGATTCTGAAACCCGTCATGCCGATATTGAAAAA GAAAGTGAACAGCTTCTTGAATAATATGAACCCAACGGAAGCACAGATTGcctcctatatcgacaacctgcgTGAGAAACAGTGGCCTGGGGGCTTGCCAGAGGTGACATGCCCTATACCCCATCGCAGCAGTGAGGAGAAGCATGAAACCAAAGACAGAGCTCACCACCTCATCAATGCCAGAT ATTCAAACTATTTAATCTTGAAGAAGACCGATATGGAGTCAGCATTTAAGCTCTTCCAGGACTGTGAAGAAAACAAGAAGCTGGTCTAT atgctgctttcattccTATTGAGAGAGCTTCTGCCAGGTGACGATGCCCTTAATGTGAGTGCCATAACCCTGCAGAGAGTGAACGTCAACTAA